Within Effusibacillus lacus, the genomic segment TAGCCGGAAACTCCGCGGTAACCGCCTTCCTGAGCAATATCCTGCCTTACCTGCTGCGGACTGGTGCCTGAAAAACCTGGCTGGAACATGGATTGGGCTCCGCCAAAAGATTGCGCTGCCGGAAACCCGCCACCATAATTGGAATAGCCGGAAACTCCGCGGTAACCGCCTTCCTGAACAATATCCTGCCTTACTTGCTGCGGATTGGTGCCTGCAAAACCAGGTTGGAACATCGATTGTGCACCATATCCTTGTGCACCATATCCTTGTGCACCATATCCCATTTGCCCCATGTTCATCCCGCCTGCATAACCGTAACCGGCCTCTTGTGCAATGTCTCTTCTTACTTGCTGGGCGTTAGTGCCGGCAAATCCGGGTTGGAACATGGATTGGGCTCCAAAACCGCTTTGTCCCATGTTCATGAAGCCTTGCCCCATGCCACTGGCGAATCCCATACCTCCTTCCTGCATAATGTTTCTCCTTACCTGCTGTGGGTTAGTTCCAGCAAAACCGGGCTGGAACATGGATTGTTGACCAGTCATTTCAATTCCTCCTTGGAATTAAGGTAAGACTCACGAAGTGTAGTGTTTCCCCGGGCTCCCGGATTATGCAATCTGATTTCCAAATTGGAGAAATTTTTCTGGTTCCTGTGATGATGTATTCGTGCAAACTTTTACTGTTGTGAAATTGTTGTGGCGGTCTTTTCGAATCCCTCAATGTCATGTATGATGAAAGAAAGGAGGAGAGCCGCCCATGTCAGTAGACATCTTGAGATTTGTGCAGGAAGCGAAAGAGGAATTTGACCGCACCGTTGCCTGCAAACATACTTCGTTCGATGATTTGTACCCGTACATGATGGAGAATCAGTCGTTCTTCTGGTATAAGCGTCATGCGGCGTGGGCTAGCCTCTTGACGGCGATTCGCATTGCGGACCATGCAGGAGCCAATTGGCGTGATTTGTTCACGGTAAAGCAGTTATCAATGATCACCAATCGGGTTCTTGACAAGAATGTGCTGGACGAATGGCTGGAGACAAGCCTCAACGAGACAGACGTGGAAGTATAATACAAACCCCCAGTATTTTGTACAAGCAGGTACTGGGGGTTTTTTGTTTTTTGGTATGATGGGAGGGAAAGGGGAACCATTCATGTCTGCAAACAACGCAATACTCGGGCAAACCAATTGGCGGCTGATCGATCATACGAGGAAGGACCGTTCCTTCACCGCCCTTCATTCTTTTGCAATGGACGATACGTTGTGCACTTCCGTCGGGAACGGTTTGAGTCCTGCAACGATCAGGGCCTGGGTTCATCCTGACACGGTGGTGTTGGGCAATCTTGATTACAAGTTGTCAAACGTTAGGGAAGGAATCCGTTTCCTGTCGGACAAGGGCTATCAGACATACCTTCGCGTTTCCGGCGGGGCGGCTGTTGTCCTGGATTCGGGCGTGTTGAATCTGTCGCTGATCCTGCCGACGATGGACCACTTTGCGGATCTGAATGCCGGATATGATGCCATGGTGGATTTGGTGAGGCAGCTGTTGACACCTTACGGAGCCCAGGTGGATACAGGCGAGATCAAGGGCTCTTACTGCCCAGGCGACTATGACATCAGCATCGACGGCCGAAAATTCGGAGGCTTGGCACAGCGCAGACGAAAAGGCGCGGTGGCCGTTCAGGCGTTTCTGTTGGTGGAGGGTCTTGGATCTGAAAGGGCCAACCTCATCAAGAATTTCTATCAAAGGGCTGTCCGCTTACCTTCTGACAAGCATCCCGTCATCATCCCCGACCGTGTAGCCTCTTTATCGGAAGCGATTGGCAAACATATCACTTGCGACAGGTTACAGACTGACCTTGCCGAACTTTTCAGGAAAAACTCCCGCAAACTGGTGGAGACGCAGTTTTTTCCCGAGGAAATCATGGAATTTGCGTCCAATCTGGAGCGGATTCAGGAACGGAATCCACATCTTACCGACCCGTACCTGTCTGGGCGGCATCCTTCCACTGAACATTAGGGACTGCCCCAAAAGTGCTGTAATCACATCTTTCCAACTTGGGCATGGTAAGGAAAAAAGCAAAGGAGCCATATCCTATGCGATCCATGTGGAAAGGCAGCATCAGCTTCGGCTTGGTGAATATTCCTGTAGGATTGTACAAAGCCACGGAAGACCACAAAACGAGTTTTCGCAGCCTGCATGAAGACTGCAAACATCCGATTCAATACAAAAAATGGTGTCCGGTATGCAACCGCGAAATTGAGCAAAAGGAGATCATCCGTGGTTATGAATATGCCCCCGGCAACTACATCATCATTACCGATGAAGATCTGGAGGAGTTGCCTCTTCCAACCCTGAAGACCATCGAAATTCTGCACTTCACCGGCAAGAATAACATAGACCCGATTTACTATGAGAAAGCCTACTACCTGGGACCGGGCGAGTATGGCGGCAAGCCTTACAAACTGCTGCACGAAGCAATGAATCAGACAGACAAAGTGGCGGTTGCCAAGGTCGCTTTCCGGACCAGCGAGCATTTGTCCGTGATTCGCATCCATAAAGATTGTCTCGTGATGAACATGATTCACTACCCGGCCGAAGTCCGTGCTGTGGAAGGGGTTCCCGGCATTGAAGCGGTGGCAGGAATTGAGGTAAGCAAAGCGGAATTGCAAATTGCAACCAGATTGATTGAGGAAATCAGCGGGGCTTTCCGTGATGATTACAAGAGCAACTATGAAGAAGCCCTGAAAGAACTGATCCATGCCAAAGTTCAAAATGCGGAAGTGGATCAACCCGTCACCCAACCGCAGGCTGATAATGTGGTGGATCTGATGGAAGCGCTCAAGCAGAGTCTGACCCAAACCAAAGAAAAACAAGCGAAGAAAAAGCCGGAAGCTACGGCGGAAGTTCCCGAAAAAGAACCGGTGGCTGTGGCACCCACCGGCACTGAACCGAATCACCGGGGCAACGGAACTCCGGCAGCGGAACCGCCCAAACGGCGCAGGCGAAAAGTGACCTCCTGATCTTCCTATCAGAAGAAGGGGCTGCCTCCACAAGGGGGCAGCAAATTCCCCTTTTACCAATAACGAATGTCCCTTACCCTTCCAATACCTTTCTTGCTTCCCCGCAAATTTTCGCCAGCAGTTCGTCACGGATGGCACCCCAGAATGATCCCGGTGGATAGGTTTTCTGCAGTTTCTTTTCAATTACGTCAAGGAACCGGTTCATTTCCTGGATTCGGGCTTGCAAGACCTGACCCAGTTCATCCAGTTTGCAGTTGTACTTTTCGCAAAAATAGCGGGCCTCTTCGCTTTCAGGAATCACCAGCAGATAGGGCCATAAAGTGCGAACTTCCTGATGCATGAGCAGTTCCGCCTGGAGAAAAGGAATGGCATGCAGCAACCGTTCTTTGCCGCGTGCTTTCAAAAGGGCTTCCGCGTGCGCAAGACGCTCGGCCGTTTTTTCATTCAGAAAATCGATTACTTCACGACATCGCTCCACCAGCGATCTGGTCATGGCCTTCCCCCACTCTCATAAACCTTATCTTTACATATATATGGCAAAGGATCAGGAGAATGAGGGGATCGTATCAGGATTGACTGACAGATGTGAAAATCCCGTATCACGAAAAGTGGTACGGGATTTGTTAGGCTATTTCCTTCAAAAATTCTTCTTGCTGTCCAAGAGCAGCGTCACCGGACCATCATTCACCAGTTCCACATCCATCATGGCGCCAAACACGCCTGTTTCCACCCTTGCGCCAAGCGAGCGAAGCTTCTCATTGAAGTATTCATAGAGCCGGTTGGCTTGCTCGGGGCGAGCCGCTTCCATAAAATTGGGTCTGCGGCCTTTGCGGCAATCCCCGTACAATGTGAACTGGGAAACGGAGAGGATCGCTCCCTCCACATCCAGCAAGGACAAATTCATCTTTCCTCCGGCATCTTCGAAGATCCGAAGGCCCATAATCTTCTCCGCCAGGTAATCGGCATCCTTTTCCGTGTCCTCATGGGTCACACCCACAAGCAGCACAAACCCGCGCCCGATTTCCCCCGTTACTTGTTCATCCACAAGAACCCGTCCCTTGGAAGCCCGTTGCACTACGATTCGCATTACTGCATTACCCGCCTTACCGTATAGACATCCTTCACCCGTTTGATCCGTTCCACCACCGAATGAAGATGATCCACGTTGCGGATGTTGATCTGCAGGTTGATGGTTGCGATTTTTCGCTTATCTGCCCGCGCTTGAACGGCTCGAATGTCTGTCTTGGTCTCCGCAATGGCGTTCATCACTTCAATCGTCAATCCGCGGCGATCGAGTGCGGTCACTTCAATATCGACACTGTACTCTTGGGTAGAGGCGCTTT encodes:
- the dtd gene encoding D-aminoacyl-tRNA deacylase codes for the protein MRIVVQRASKGRVLVDEQVTGEIGRGFVLLVGVTHEDTEKDADYLAEKIMGLRIFEDAGGKMNLSLLDVEGAILSVSQFTLYGDCRKGRRPNFMEAARPEQANRLYEYFNEKLRSLGARVETGVFGAMMDVELVNDGPVTLLLDSKKNF
- a CDS encoding lipoate--protein ligase family protein, producing MSANNAILGQTNWRLIDHTRKDRSFTALHSFAMDDTLCTSVGNGLSPATIRAWVHPDTVVLGNLDYKLSNVREGIRFLSDKGYQTYLRVSGGAAVVLDSGVLNLSLILPTMDHFADLNAGYDAMVDLVRQLLTPYGAQVDTGEIKGSYCPGDYDISIDGRKFGGLAQRRRKGAVAVQAFLLVEGLGSERANLIKNFYQRAVRLPSDKHPVIIPDRVASLSEAIGKHITCDRLQTDLAELFRKNSRKLVETQFFPEEIMEFASNLERIQERNPHLTDPYLSGRHPSTEH
- the ku gene encoding non-homologous end joining protein Ku; its protein translation is MRSMWKGSISFGLVNIPVGLYKATEDHKTSFRSLHEDCKHPIQYKKWCPVCNREIEQKEIIRGYEYAPGNYIIITDEDLEELPLPTLKTIEILHFTGKNNIDPIYYEKAYYLGPGEYGGKPYKLLHEAMNQTDKVAVAKVAFRTSEHLSVIRIHKDCLVMNMIHYPAEVRAVEGVPGIEAVAGIEVSKAELQIATRLIEEISGAFRDDYKSNYEEALKELIHAKVQNAEVDQPVTQPQADNVVDLMEALKQSLTQTKEKQAKKKPEATAEVPEKEPVAVAPTGTEPNHRGNGTPAAEPPKRRRRKVTS